The genome window TCCCCGGATTCCGTTACCGGCTGGCTTTTTTTTTGCCATCCGCAGCTTCTTGCTGGGCCGTGGTCTGCGAGTCGCTGTCCGCGTCGCCTTCGCCCATCTCGGATTCGAGCTGATCCATCTGTGCATCGAGCGTGCTGAGGTCGATCTTGGCGTCGGCGAAGGGGCCGCGCTTGAGGCGATGCGGCACGGCCAGCTCGAACGCGATACGGATGTCCTCGCGGCTGACCTGACGGCGCCCGTTGAAGGCGGCGTTGGCGCGCGCGCCCTTGAGGATCACCAGATCGGCGCGGTGGCCGTCAATGTGCAGTTGGCTGGTCATCAGCGCGATCAGGCGCAGGTCGCCACGGGTATATTGCACGTCGTCCACCAGCGCGCGAGCGGAAATGATGCGCTCGGCCAGATCCTTCTCGTCCGGCGCCCACTCCTCGAGGAACCCCTGCGGATCATCTTCGAACGCGATGTGCCGTTCGAGGATCTCGACGCGGGCGCTCGGGTCGGTGATGCCCTCGACCTCGACCGACAGCGCGAAACGGTCGAGGAGCTGCGGACGCAGGTCGCCTTCTTCCGGGTTCATGGTGCCGACGAGGATGAAGCGGGCCGGATGGCTGAAGCTGATGCCCTCGCGCTCGACCACGTTGATGCCCATTGCGGCGCTGTCGAGCAGCAGGTCGACCACATGGTCGTCCAGCAGGTTGACCTCGTCCACGTACAGGATGCCGCGGTTGGCCGAAGCCAGCACGCCGGGCTCGAAATGCCGTTCGCCGCGCTGGATCGCCTTTTCGATGTCGAGCGTTCCGACGACGCGGTCTTCGGTGGCGCTCACCGGCAGGTCGACGAAGCGGATACGACGTTTCTCGGTCGGGATATCGTCGGCAGGTGTAGCGCTGTAGCGTTCGCGGCTGATGTCCGACCACGTCGCGGGGCTGTGCGGATCGTCGTTGAAAGGCGAGTCGGCGATAACGTCGACCTCGGGCAGCAGGGCCGCAAGGGCGCGCGCCGCGGTCGACTTGCCCGTGCCGCGCTCGCCGCGGATGAGCACGCCGCCGATGCGCATGTCGACCGCGTTGAGGATCAACGCGCGCTTCATACGCTCCTGCCCGACGATAGCCGTAAACGGGTAGACGAACCGTGCCATATGATGCCATCCATTCAGATTTTGTTGAATGCAACGCAATTATAGGAGGGGACGGCGCACGCGGCAATGCCCGAAACAGACCACGACCGGGGGTATTTCGATGCTGCCCCGCGGGAATGGAGGCTAGCCGTTGTTGCGCAGGAAGTCGACCAGCAGGCGTTTCTTGTCCTTCACGTGCTCGCCAGAGTCGAGGAATGCTACTAGCTTGCCGTAAACGCTGCTCAACTGGTTGTCGATCGTACGCGGAGACTTGCCAAGCGCGACCGCCAATTGACCGTTGGTGGAGTAAGGGTACTTCATCAGTGTCTCGACGACGTTGCGCTCTTCGTCGCTGAGTTTGACCATAAACAGCGTGCGCGCGTCGCGCCGCATGGTGAGGAAGTCCTCGACGTTCTCCGGGGCCATGCCCGGCGCAAAGCGGGCGGCGACCAGCGGCAGATCGACCAACTGGACGTGGCGGCGCTCGCGCGGCTTGATGTGGAACTTTCCCGGGACGATCACGTGGTCGGGCGAAAGCACGACCCACACCCGGTCGGCATGGCCGAACAGCACGTTGGCGGCGAGCGTGG of Candidatus Flexicrinis affinis contains these proteins:
- a CDS encoding ATP-binding protein, which gives rise to MARFVYPFTAIVGQERMKRALILNAVDMRIGGVLIRGERGTGKSTAARALAALLPEVDVIADSPFNDDPHSPATWSDISRERYSATPADDIPTEKRRIRFVDLPVSATEDRVVGTLDIEKAIQRGERHFEPGVLASANRGILYVDEVNLLDDHVVDLLLDSAAMGINVVEREGISFSHPARFILVGTMNPEEGDLRPQLLDRFALSVEVEGITDPSARVEILERHIAFEDDPQGFLEEWAPDEKDLAERIISARALVDDVQYTRGDLRLIALMTSQLHIDGHRADLVILKGARANAAFNGRRQVSREDIRIAFELAVPHRLKRGPFADAKIDLSTLDAQMDQLESEMGEGDADSDSQTTAQQEAADGKKKASR